A window of the Schistocerca nitens isolate TAMUIC-IGC-003100 chromosome 5, iqSchNite1.1, whole genome shotgun sequence genome harbors these coding sequences:
- the LOC126259880 gene encoding uncharacterized protein LOC126259880 codes for MAKLLALFTLLLCVAALAHAQFGQGGFGRPGGGFGRPGGGGGFGPGGGGGFGPGGGGGFGPGGGRPGFGGGGFGPGGGRGFGG; via the coding sequence GCACTGTTCACGCTGCTGCTGTGCGTTGCCGCCTTGGCGCATGCGCAGTTTGGCCAGGGCGGTTTCGGCCGTCCTGGCGGAGGTTTCGGGAGgcccggtggtggtggtggatttGGCCCTGGAGGAGGCGGCGGCTTCGGCCCTGGAGGAGGTGGCGGCTTCGGCCCTGGAGGAGGCCGTCCTGGATTCGGCGGTGGCGGCTTCGGACCCGGTGGTGGTCGCGGCTTTGGCGGGTGA